In Lasioglossum baleicum chromosome 19, iyLasBale1, whole genome shotgun sequence, the following proteins share a genomic window:
- the LOC143218310 gene encoding uncharacterized protein LOC143218310 produces the protein MRTFAASLLLVFVASANAGVASLHKRGLGLEGSGHGSSQYLPPVSSSYEATGSISAFKPQTLSTSFVAPASTYGAPSFNAHVPTFQAPAYVAPAPTYSVPSAHSQIAFSTSYAAPSSTYGVPAVAPTYVAPAPAPAYVAPAPAYVAPAPAPHYAAPVAVSHGSFSRGLSFGHASVPSTSYGVPSTTYNLPHTVVEPAPAVLPETGHNFGLSLGSVDLSAGSASLGQDDGYSYPVPAKGLVL, from the exons ATGAGGACCTTCGCA GCTTCCTTGCTTTTGGTGTTCGTCGCCAGCGCGAACGCGGGCGTAGCAAGCCTGCACAAGCGTGGACTGGGTCTGGAGGGCAGCGGACACGGCTCCTCGCAGTACCTTCCACCTGTTTCTTCAAGTTACGAAGCTACCGGATCAATCTCCGCGTTCAAGCCTCAAACGCTCAGCACATCGTTCGTCGCTCCAGCTTCGACTTACGGCGCCCCGTCCTTCAACGCTCACGTACCCACCTTCCAGGCTCCAGCCTATGTAGCCCCGGCTCCGACCTATAGCGTGCCATCTGCTCACTCGCAGATCGCCTTCAGCACTTCCTACGCTGCTCCATCTTCGACCTACGGTGTTCCCGCTGTGGCTCCGACATACGTGGCCCCTGCTCCAGCTCCAGCGTATGTTGCCCCGGCTCCGGCCTACGTGGCCCCTGCCCCCGCTCCGCACTACGCTGCTCCAGTGGCAGTGTCCCACGGCAGCTTCAGCAGAGGACTCTCTTTTGGACACGCCAGCGTACCCAGCACCTCTTACGGAGTACCCAGCACCACCTACAACCTGCCCCACACCGTCGTTGAACCAGCGCCAGCCGTTCTTCCCGAAACCGGACACAATTTCGGACTTTCTCTCGGCTCCGTCGACCTCTCCGCTGGATCAGCGTCTCTGGGACAAGACGACGGATACTCGTATCCCGTCCCAGCGAAAGGACTCGTCCTATAA